Within the Emticicia oligotrophica DSM 17448 genome, the region GGGATAATAAAAAGTTTTAATGATGGTTGTTCCAATCGGAAAATCTAATACTTCCTTTTCGTTATAAGTAGCTACTTGATTTTCAGGAATTTTCACAAAACGAAGCTTTTCTGCATAATCCGTAAACAAAGGTGTATTTAATGTATAAGGAATTACCCCTTTGGCTGGCTTTTGTTCAGCAGGATTTCCCTCAAAAAACTGATAATCAGAAAGCTTTTCTTTGGGCATTGTTGCTTCGATATCAGACTTTTGATAAAAAGCCGATAAAGCAAAAATGCTTACAGATATCACTAATAAAAATACTCTTTTCATTTATTAAACTTCTTTTTAGGCAAAACCTTAGTACCAAACACATTTAAAGTGATTTCTCGATAGCACTTTAGGCTCTGACTATTTACTTACAAGCATATTTACTTGCATCACGTATGATATTTTTGAAACCATTTTCGGCATCAATGTTGGCAAAAGTTTCATTCTTGTTGCCTTTGATACAAATGACCGTGTTAGGATTTTTATCATCGACAATACCATCCCATAAGATATGAGGTACATTCTTACCAAATCTTAGTTTAAATCTATAAATTTGTCCGAAACGACCACGGTGTGTAGCCTTGACTGATTCTCGCTCAAGGACATTGTTTTTAACAGTAATTTTCTCTGGATAAGGGTAATAATCTTTGTCTTTAATAGGATTCTCAGTAATGAAATAACTAATTACTCCTACACTCATTGATTTATTATTAATAATCTGATTATCAAATATATCTACATTATTTGCCGCTAAAATTAAAACCCCTGTTCCATCTGGCACTTTGCCAACGATATTACCTTTCGGAGCAAAATTTGGGAAATTATTATGATGTACATTGTTTTTATAAACCTTCGTAAATCCTCCTTTTTTAAGCACTAAATCAGGCAAATCAAATACTAAAATACCTCCCGTATTTTCGGTAGCTTCATTTTCATACACTTCGGCATTGAGCGAATTTTCTATTTCTATACCCGCCACATTATGATAAGCTCTTGAATTTCTTACAATTATATCTTTCGACTGCCCAACGTATATACCTGCGTCAGAAGCACCAATAGCTTCGCAACCTTCAATCAAAACTTTCTCACATTGAACAGGATATAGCCCATACGACCCATTGGTTTCTTTAGGTTCACCAGTCCATTCAGTTTTTACGTTTCTAAAAGTAATGCCGATTACATTCATAGTTTTTACGGCATCGCCTTTTGTATCTTGTACCGTCAAGTCTTCAATGATTATATTTTCGGCATTTGATACTCTAATTCCTTCAGCTCCATCTGTTTGTCCTTTAAAAGATAAAATTGTTTTATCCTTACCTTTCCCTTTAATAATGATATTCTTTTTACCCTCTAATGAAAGGCTCCCAGTAAATGTAAACGACCCTTCATCTAATTGAATCGTTGAGCCATTTTCGGCCATAATAAACTGAGTTTGAATTTTTTTCTGAATATCTTTTTGGGCAAAAGCAATCGAAACAGACAACGAAAGACCCAAAACTGAAATAATTCTTTTCATAAGTTTTAAAAGAGGTTGAAGAAATTTAGTACAAAATAACAATTTTTTGAGTGAATAAATATTTGATAAATGTCAAAAAAAGCTAAAATTCAAATAAAAAAGTAAACAAAACTAAAATATAAAAATCAGCAATAATTGGCCAAAACAGTATAAACTTATTCTATTTTTAAAGTATTTTTATACAAAATACTTATATTTGTCACCAATTTCCATTGCTTTCCTATTGCATAACGATGCCCGATAATAGTAATTCTTTTCGCAAAAAACAGCCACCTAAGGCCAATACTGGCTCTAGTAAAGGCAATCCCTCGAGTAGCAAGGCGGGTGGCAATCAAGTACCGATAGACTTTAATTTCAATAAAGAAAATTATCAACTTGCATTAGGTATTTTCTTACTGGCCTTATCGCTCATACTTTTTTTATCTTTCGTTTCTTATCTATTTACCGGCGATGCTGACCAAGATGTAGTACAAAGAACATTTTGGGATTCGATTAAAAACGCTGATAAAAAGGCTCAAAATATTATTGGATTATTAGGAGCGAAACTATCTCACTATTTTATTTTCGAATGGTTCGGATTAGCCGCGTTCGGCTGGGTTCCAGTTCTCACGTGGGCAGGGTATCGTTTGGTATCAAAAAAGGATTTATTGCCTTATAATTTCAATCGTTTTACAATTTCTAGCATCTTCTACATTTTTTGGACTAGTATTTTTATTGGTTACTTTGTTTGGGTCTTCGACCTTCAGGGGGGGACACTCTGTGGAGGTTTAGGTTATGCCGTTAATCATTTCTTCCAGCAAGCTATTGGTTGGGGCGGAATTGTTGTTATTTTAGTTATTTTGGCGGGTTGGCTAATCTTTTTTCATGGCTTTACTCAATTTGACGATTGGTTTTTTGCTAAATATTTCAAAAAAGATTCAAGTGAAGAGGAAGATGATATTTCAACCGAAAGGATTCGCAAGGCCGTACAGGTAGATATTGAAGATGAACTTGAGAAAACTGATAATTCTTTCCGAAAAGCTACTCCTCCTTCGCCTGTACCAATCATTGACGAAGCTAACTCAATTACTTTAGAAACCGAACAACCTAAGGTTAAACAAGAGGATATTATTGTTCCGAAACCATTTGAAGAAGTTACGTTTGAGATTGAAGATAAAACCAAAGAAAAAAGTACTCTTCCAAATGAACCATTTAAAGGTGGGCCAACCTTTATCATTGAAAATATACCAGAACCCGCACCACCAACCGATACTTTTGGTGGTGATTTAGATGATGATGATATAAATGAGAAAGTTTTGAAGGATTTCGGGCTATTTGACCCAACTCTTGACCTTGGAAATTATCAGTATCCTCCAATTACATTATTAAGTGAATATGGAAATACTGGTACTAAAGTTACGGAAGAAGAACTCGAAGCCAATAAAAATAATATCGTAGAAACCATGCGAAATTTCCAAATCGGAATCTCGAGCATCAAAGCCACCATTGGACCTACGGTAACGCTCTATGAGATTGTTCCAGAAGCAGGAATACGTATCTCAAAAATCAAAAACTTAGAAGATGATATTGCCTTAAACTTAGCAGCTTTGGGTATTCGTATCATCGCTCCAATGCCAGGGAAAGGCACCGTTGGTATTGAAGTACCGAATAAAAATCGTGAAATGGTAACGATGAAATCGGTTATTGCAAGTGATAAGTTTCAAAAAACAAATTTTGATTTACCAATTATTCTTGGCAAAACCATTTCTAATGAGATTTTCGTAACCGATTTAGCCAAGATGCCTCACTTACTTATGGCCGGAGCTACAGGTCAAGGTAAATCAGTAGGTTTGAATGTAATTTTGGCATCTTTACTTTATAAAAAACACCCAGCACAAATCAAATTTGTATTGGTTGACCCTAAGAAAGTTGAACTAACACTTTATAATAAAATTGAGCGACATTTCTTGGCCATGCTCCCAAATGCCGAAGAAGCCATCATCACCGATACGAAGAAAGTAGTTTATACCCTTAATTCGCTTTGTATTGAGATGGATAATCGCTACAATTTACTCAAAGATGCGGGTGTAAGAAATCTCAAAGAATACAATGCAAAGTTTGTGCAACGTCGCCTAAATCCCGATAAGGGCCACCGATATTTACCTTATATTGTATTGGTAATAGATGAGTTGGCCGATTTGATGATGACTGCTGGCAAAGAAGTAGAACAACCCATTGCTCGTTTGGCTCAGTTGGCCCGTGCCATTGGTATTCACTTAATTGTAGCTACACAACGTCCTTCGGTAAACGTCATTACGGGTCTTATTAAAGCCAACTTCCCAGCACGTTTGTCGTTTAAAGTTACTTCTAAAATCGACTCACGTACCATTTTAGATACAGGTGGTTCGGAGCAATTGGTTGGAAATGGAGATATGCTTCTTTCGATGGGCTCAGATATGGTGCGTTTACAATGTCCATTTGTAGATACACCAGAAGTAGAAGAGATTTGTGAATTTATTGGTAGTCAACGAGCTTACGATTCTGCGTATATGTTACCTGAATTCTACGGAGATGAAGATAACGAAACCGTTGAGTTCGATGCTTCTGAACTTGACCCAATGTTTGAAGATGCCGCTCGTTTGATAGTGACGCATCAACAAGGAAGTACTTCATTAATTCAACGTAAGATGAAGTTGGGCTATAATCGAGCAGGCCGTATCATTGACCAACTTGAAGGAGCTGGCATCGTTGGGCCATTTGAAGGTAGTAAAGCACGAGAAGTTTTAGTGAAAGATTTAGAACATTTAGACGAAATTTTAAGAAGATTGCGATAAACAACCAATTGAATTATTTTTGCGTCTTAATTGTTTTAGTGTAATTGAGATTAATAAAAATTAATCTTTTTCTGATAAGCTCTATCTAACTAAATAAAACAAGAGCAATATTAACCATTATAAAGATGAAAAAAATACTCGTTTTAACTGCTAATCTATTACTTGTTAGTGGTTTAGTAATGGCTCAGAAAGATAAGAGAGCAACCGCTATTTTAGATGAAATGAGCAAAAAATACCAAACAATGAAATCGTTTAGTGCCTCATTTACTTATGGCATTGAAGGAACAAATGCCAAACTCACGGAGTCTTATAAAGGCGATGTAACAGTAAAAGGTGCGAAGTTTCGTTTGAAAATGGCAGGCCAAGAGGTTTTTACTAATGGCAAAGAAATGTACTCTTATGTCAAGGAAACGAACGAATGTAGTGTAACAGAATTCAACCCAAATGAAATGGATGCTCTTTCGCCAACTAAAATCTACACGATTTATAAGAAAGGCTATAAATATGTTTTCTTGGAAGAAGTAAAAGAAGGCAGCCAGTTTTATGAGGTAGTTGAGCTTTCTCCAGAAGATAAAACAAGCAAAGTAGCTAAGGTTCAGATTAAAGTTGATAAGAAAGATAAATCAGTGAAATCTTGGAAAGTATGGGATAAAAATGGCAAACGTACTGTTTTCCGTGTCGATAAGTTTATGCCAAATGCTCCAGCCGATGATAAGTTTTTCACATTCGATAAAAAGAAATATCCAGGTGTAGAAGTGGTCGATTTAAGATAATTATCTATAACTTGCAAGCCCTGTTTTCAATGAAAACAGGGCTTTTTTATTTCCTATTATTTTCTAATCTTTGCGAATAAACTCTTATCAATATGCTCTCATTGGCTTTTGCTTGGCTTCTTTATGGAACAATTCATAGTATCATGGCAAGTAATTATTTTAAAAAATTTGCAGCAAAATTATTGGGGACAAACTTTCGTTTTTATAGATTAATCTATAATTTTTTAGCCATTATTTTACTCATTCCTGTTTTTATAATTGCCCATTCGGCTCCTAAAAATCCTCTTTGGCAAGTATCCCTTTTTCAAATAATTATTGGTCAAATTATGAGTTTCTATGGTCTATTTTTTATATTAAAGGCATTAAGAGGCTATGATTTAGGAGAATTTAGTGGATTTGATTTCGATAAAAAACAAGCTAAAAATGAGTTCAAAAATGATGGTTTATTGAAATATATGCGTCATCCCATTTACTTTGGCATTTTAGTATTGATATGGGGAACAGTCATCACCGACGCCTCTACGAGAAGTTTATCGAATGCTATTGCACTGACGATTTATTTATTCATTGGAATATACTTTGAAGAGAAAAAACTAGTAGAAGTATTCGGCGAGGAGTATGAAAGGTATCAACAAAATGTACCAATGCTGATACCTTTCTTAAAATTTAATTTCTAAATCAATTCTGTTCAAATTTTGGTGCTCTACTATCAAATTTAGCGTAATTCCCAGCGACAGTTGCGGCATTTCCAAAACCACATTCATAAGCTTCATCTAAATATATGATACTGGCTCCACCATCAAAAAACGATATTTTTAATAAACACTTGCCGTATTCCTTATTTTCATAGATGGCTTCGTTTTTAAACAATTTTAAACTCGTTTTTTCAATAATTGCTTGATTATAGCTTGGAGCCCCCCTCACAGCTTGAATTTCTAAGATTATTTTATCTTTGCCCACTTGCTGTACATACATATTTCCCGAGCCACCATCTTTGCCAAAATTATAAGCATAAGAACCAGTTACAGATTTTATTTCGGGCTTATCGATTGAAATGATATTATTTTTCTTCATACTAAAACTCATTTCTTTCCCTGCAGGGTTCGACCACCTACCACTAATATCATCACCTTTTTTAGTACCAAAATACATACCTGTGATTTCGGCTTTATCGCCAAACTCATGTAAAGTAAAGTTTTCTTTTTCGAGTGAACCCACAACTTTTATCGGTTGCCCTACTCGCTTATATGACAGTGTCCCATAAACTAAATTAGCATCAAAAGTAAGGACTAGGTTAATCGGGATTTTACTAATGAATCCGTCATAAGTAATCTGTGTAAGTTTTGTCTGGGCAAAGGTTAAATGACATATAAGGGCTAACAAAATAGTTTTTTTCATAGCATTTTTTTAATTAAGCAATGCAAGATAAAGATTTTCGCTTTTCTTTGTAAAAAAAATATTCTTCCATAACCAAACTCTTATCAACACTAACACGACATGAAACTTAAATCAAGTCTTTCGTTATTTATTTTGTTATCACTTTCAGTAGTGAGTTTCGCACAAAAAGGAAAAAAACAAACACTTTTCAATGGAAAAGACCTAACAGGATGGAAAATCTATGGTACCGAAAAATGGTACGTTGAAGATGGTCTATTAGTATGCGAAAGTGGCCCAGACAAAGAATATGGCTACTTGGGAACTGATAAGAAGTTTAAGGATTTTGAACTTACTTTAGAGTTTAAACAAGAAGCCAATGGGAATAGTGGTGTTTTCTTCCACTCGTCAATTGAGGGTACTAAAATTGCCGGTTGGCAAGCAGAAGTTGCTCCTCCAGGGAGCTCTACTGGCGGCATATATGAGTCTTACGGACGTGGCTGGTTAATAAAGCCAGAACCAGAGAAAGACAAAGCCCTAAAAATGGGAGAATGGAATAAAATGACTGTAAAAGTAGTAGGTAACCAAGTAACTACTTTTTTAAATGGTACACAAATGATTACCCTCAACGATGATAAAATAGGTGCAAAAGATGGTTGCATTGCCCTACAAATTCATAGTGGCGGCGGTATTAAAGTAAAATGGCGTAAGATTAAAGTAAAAGAACTATAATAGAACACATAGCCATTATTGGGTTATACGTTTCTTATACCTAAACCTAAAACTATTTATGAATCAAGAAAAAAGTACGTTTCAGCACCTTTTTAGCTTACCTGTAATTGTAGCAGCATTAGGCTACTTTGTAGATATTTATGACCTCCAGCTATTCGGAATTGTGAGGGTTCAAAGCCTTGAAAGTTTAGGACTCACCACAAAGGAGGAAATTTCATCAATTGGTACCAATATCATTAACTTTCAGATGATTGGCCTCTTATTAGGAGGAATTTTATGGGGGGTACTTGGCGATAAGAAAGGTCGTCTTTCAGTACTTTTTGGTTCAATCATCACTTATTCATTAGCTAATATTTCTTGTGGTTTAATTCCACACATTAGTTTTATGGATAAGATTGAGGCTTACAAATGGTTACGCTTCATTGCAGGTATAGGTCTTGCAGGTGAATTAGGAGCCGGTATTACACTTGTATCCGAAGTTTTACCTAAACACCTACGTGCCATTGGAACTTCTTTGGTTGCGGGTATTGGTCTTTTAGGTGCGGTAGTTGCCACTTTTACAGTAAAACTTTCAGGCGACTGGACAATTGCTTATTTCATTGGTGGTGGTTTGGGTGTTGCACTCCTTCTTCTTCGTGTAGGTGTCATCGAATCGGGTATTTTCAAAGAAGTAGCTAATAAGAAACACGTTCAAAGAGGTAACTTCCTTTCTTTCTTTACTAACTGGAATCGCTTTGTCATCTACATGAAATGTATTGGTATTGGCCTTCCAACATGGTTTTGTATCGGAATCCTCACTTATTTAAGTAATGAATTTGGGGAAGCCTTAGGAATTACTGAAAAAGTTGACCCAGGTTTAGCCATCATGTGGGCTTATATTGGTATTTCTGTTGGTGACTTTTTCAGTGGTTTTATCAGTCAGGCCATGCATTCTCGCAAAAAAGCAATTGCAGTGATGATGGCTTTTGCATTAATTGGTGTAGTGGTATTATTATTTACACCAACTGTAAAAAGTGCGAGCATGTATTATGCCATTTGTTGTTGGTTGGGCTTAGGAACTGGCTACTGGGCAATGTTTGTAACAGTAGGTGCCGAACAATTTGGAACTAACCTTCGTGCCACTGCTGCCACAACCGTTCCAAACATGGTGCGTGGTACAGTAGTTTTAATGACAACGCTTTATAAATTCTTTAAGCCAGACCAAGGTGTCATTATTGCTGGAGCAATTGTTGGGATTATATGCTTTGTTTTAGGCTTTTACTCTACTTTGAGCATTCCAGAAACGCATAATAAAGATTTAGACTTCTTAGAAGAGTAAGAATTTAGAAACAGATAACTAAAAAAGCGATGAGAACCCATCGCTTTTTTTTGTGAATTATAAATCTTCAAACCTCTCCAACATCAAAACTGAGGCTTGTGGTAGAATTACATATTTTTCGCCTTCGTATTGTACTTCAATAGCGTGGCGTTGGAGATAAATGGCTAAATCACCTTCTTGAGCTTGTAAAGGCATATACTTTACTTTTTCTTCTGTCTCTTTCCAAGGTTCATCGTCAGTCGGGGCTGGTAATGGGTATCCTGGCCCTACTTTAATTACATAACCACTTTGAATTTCTTCTTTTTCGGTAACCGTTGGGGGTAAGTAAAGTCCCGAATTTGTTTTATCTGATGGATTTTTAGGCTTCACCAAAATCTTATCGCCTACTACAATTAATCTTTTCAATTTATTATCTGATGTTACGCCAAGCATAAAATTATTATTGAATGATAGAATGAATGTTGAATAAATAAATGCTACACGAATCTAAACAGAAAATTATATACTAACGGTTCTCTATATTCTCAATTCTCTTGACTTTTGTCTCGAATCTCTTGTCTAAAAAATTAACTCAAAAAATGGTAAACTACAAATGCTGCTGTATAGGCCAAAACTGACATATAAACCAATTGAATTATTGGCCACTTCCAACCCTTAGTTTCACGATATACTACGGCCAGTGTACTCATACACATCATAGCAAATACGTAGAAAATCAAGAGAGAAAAAGAAGTGGCGATTGAGAAAGTGGGCTGACCTGTTTCGGCATTTACTTCATTTCTTAATCGTTCTTTGATAGTTGTTTCATTTTCGGCATCGGCCCCAATACTGTAAATGGTTGAAACAGTACCTACGAAAACTTCACGTGCGGCAAATGAAGTAATTAGAGCTATACCGATTTTCCAATCATAGCCTAAAGGTTTAATGGCGGGCTCGATAAACTTACCAAAATGACCCGCATAAGAATTTTCTAATCTAACGGAAGCTAATTTTGAGTCTAATTTATCTTGCTCAAGTCCTTGACTTTGGGCAATGACTGCTTGTTCTGCTTTTTGAATTTTATCACTTGGTCCATAAGAAGCCAACACCCAAAGCACCACCGAAATAGCAACAATTACTTTACCAGCTTCAAAAACAAAGGTCTTTACTTTTTCTAAAATTGTAAAACCTACTTGTTTCCAGCGTGGCTTTTTGTAGGTTGGTAGCTCCATGATAAAATAGCTTTTTTCGCTCGATTTTAGCATAAACTTCATCAACCATCCAGCGATTAAGGCCGAGAAAAAGCCTAATAAATATAAGCCCATCAAGGCAACCCCTTGCATATTAAAAAAGCCTAAAACCTTAGTAGTAGGTACAACCAGTGCAATAAGAATCGTGTAAATTGGTAAACGTGCCGAACAACTCATAAGCGGAGTAACCATAATTGTAATCAGGCGGTCTTTCCATGAGCCAATCGTACGAGCCGACATAATGGCGGGTACAGCACAAGCCATACTCGAAATAAGAGGTACAACCGATTTTCCACTCATACCAAATTTACGAATGAGTTTATCCATCAAAACAACTACACGAGCCATATAACCCGATTCTTCTAAAATCGAAATGAATGCAAAAAGAAAGGCAATTTGAGGGATAAAAATCAAAACTCCACCAATACCTGCTACCAAACCATCAGTGAGCAAACTAACTAATTGATTATCAGGGAGATTTGTTTTCAGGAAGTCATTAACAATAGCCACCCCTTGGTCAATCCAATCCATTGGAGTTTCAGCGATTGTAAAAACTGATTGAAAAATAAGGAACAAAATACCTAAGAAAATCACATAGCCCCATATTTTATGAAGCAAAATTCGGTCGATTTTCTCAGTAATTGTTTGTTTTTTTACACCTTCTTCAATAATTACTTCAGTGAGGGTTCCACCAATATCACGATAACGCTCAATCGTTTCGGTAGATTGAAACTTATCTGGATTGAACTTCAACTTCTTTACAATACCTTCTAATTCTCTTTGCTGACTTTCTCCCAAAAACATCAATTTAGGTGCCTGAGCAGCATATTGTAAAGCTAAATATTTATTTTCTATCCCAAATTTTTCTTTTACTGCCTCAAATACCTGTTCAGTTTTAGAATCGTAATTAGTTGGGTTAATATGAGCCTTTCGGTGTTGTAGTTGATTAAAAATCGTATGTTTCAAACCTTCAATTCCGATACCCTCTCGGGCATTTAATTCTACAACTGGAATGCCTAAAATCTTTGAAAGTTTACCAGAATTGATAGAAATACCCGACTCTTCGGCCACATCGAGCATATTAAGGGCTAAAATAGCAGGTACACCTAAATCGCTGATTTGCTCAAAAAGAAGCATATTACGTTTTAGATTGGAGGCATCGGCTACAACTACTGCTAAATCGGGATAATCAGGGTTTTGAGGATTAGCTAAAACTTCGAGCACTACCTGCTCATCGAGGGAATTTGGATAGATACTATACGTACCTGGAAGGTCGAGTATCTCAACATCCATGCTACCACTTAGGCGGCAAAAACCAACTTTTTTATCGACGGTTACACCCGGAAAATTACCAATTTTTTGACGCAACCCAGTGAGTTGGTTAAATAGCGATGATTTCCCCGAATTGGGGTTTCCGAGTAATGCAACAACCTGTTTATTTTTCACAAAATTAATTTTAGTCGAGAGTCCAACGACTTGGACGGTTTTATTTTAATTTTCCAGCCAAATTTAAGTATGCTCGCACACCATTTTATTTAATGACAATGGTAGCTGCTTCTCGTTTTCTGAGTGATAAATGGTACCCCGCTACCGTTATACCTACCGGACACCCCAAAGGTGCAATAAAATCGAGCGTTATCTCGGTATCCGGTAAACACCCCATTTCGAGTAACTTCAACGACATTGCATCATCTTTGAAATGATTGATAATTCCTTTCTCCCCTACTTTTAAATCGGCAACTGTTTTTTCGGCTTGCACCATTACTTTATTTAGACTGATTTCAAATAAACGTAAAATTAGGCTTTTTGGTTCTAAAATAAAAATGATTTTCATCATCGAAATTTTATGTAGACTAACAAGTATCATCAAAAACTATCCTCAGAAACACTATTCAACAATCTTTGGGTATGATGAATGCTAACGAATGCAGAAAGAAAATTACTGAAAAAGAATAAAAATCATAAAAATGCTATTTGTTTGAGTAGTATCTTTGCGAGCAAAAAACAATTTCAGAAATCGGACCGCCGACGCGGTTGCTTTACGAAACTATGCAAGAACTCAAAGCACTTATAGAAAAAGAAATCAGACTTGAATGGCGACAACGATACGCCCTTAATGGCATGATTCTCTATATCGTGAGTACGGTTTTTGTTTGCTATACCAGTTTTGCCTTGAAAGCAAAAGGCATAGAACCAATTACATGGAATACACTTTTTTGGATAATTTTACTGTTTACGGCCGTTAATTCTATCACTAAAAGCTTTACGCAAGAACGTGCCGGACGCCAACTATATTACTACACTTTGGCTAGTCCACAGGGAATTATCCTTTCTAAAATTATCTATAATATAGTCTTATTACTAGTGCTTTCATTGATTGGTTTTGCTATTTATGCAGCATTCATGGGCAATCCTGTAGATAATTTACTGATGTATCTGACGGCGGTTATTTTGGGGGCGATAGGCTTTTCATCAACACTAACTATGGTGGCTGGCATTGCTTCAAAAGCAGAAAATACTTCTACTTTGATGGCGGTTTTGAGCTTTCCGATAATTTTACCGATGTTGTTGATGCTTATTCGACTATCAAAAAATGCGATGGACGGACTCAATTGGAGCACAAGTTATGATGAAATATTGACACTTTTGGCCATTGATGCCATTGTGATTACGATAAGTTATTTACTGTTTCCTTTTTTATGGAGAAGTTAGTTTCTAAATTCAACACGAACCATTAAAGGAAATTTATTTTTATGTTAAAATTTCGCAGTTTATAATGATAAAACAAGCTCCTTTTA harbors:
- the feoB gene encoding ferrous iron transport protein B translates to MKNKQVVALLGNPNSGKSSLFNQLTGLRQKIGNFPGVTVDKKVGFCRLSGSMDVEILDLPGTYSIYPNSLDEQVVLEVLANPQNPDYPDLAVVVADASNLKRNMLLFEQISDLGVPAILALNMLDVAEESGISINSGKLSKILGIPVVELNAREGIGIEGLKHTIFNQLQHRKAHINPTNYDSKTEQVFEAVKEKFGIENKYLALQYAAQAPKLMFLGESQQRELEGIVKKLKFNPDKFQSTETIERYRDIGGTLTEVIIEEGVKKQTITEKIDRILLHKIWGYVIFLGILFLIFQSVFTIAETPMDWIDQGVAIVNDFLKTNLPDNQLVSLLTDGLVAGIGGVLIFIPQIAFLFAFISILEESGYMARVVVLMDKLIRKFGMSGKSVVPLISSMACAVPAIMSARTIGSWKDRLITIMVTPLMSCSARLPIYTILIALVVPTTKVLGFFNMQGVALMGLYLLGFFSALIAGWLMKFMLKSSEKSYFIMELPTYKKPRWKQVGFTILEKVKTFVFEAGKVIVAISVVLWVLASYGPSDKIQKAEQAVIAQSQGLEQDKLDSKLASVRLENSYAGHFGKFIEPAIKPLGYDWKIGIALITSFAAREVFVGTVSTIYSIGADAENETTIKERLRNEVNAETGQPTFSIATSFSLLIFYVFAMMCMSTLAVVYRETKGWKWPIIQLVYMSVLAYTAAFVVYHFLS
- a CDS encoding FeoA family protein — encoded protein: MMKIIFILEPKSLILRLFEISLNKVMVQAEKTVADLKVGEKGIINHFKDDAMSLKLLEMGCLPDTEITLDFIAPLGCPVGITVAGYHLSLRKREAATIVIK
- a CDS encoding heme exporter protein CcmB codes for the protein MQELKALIEKEIRLEWRQRYALNGMILYIVSTVFVCYTSFALKAKGIEPITWNTLFWIILLFTAVNSITKSFTQERAGRQLYYYTLASPQGIILSKIIYNIVLLLVLSLIGFAIYAAFMGNPVDNLLMYLTAVILGAIGFSSTLTMVAGIASKAENTSTLMAVLSFPIILPMLLMLIRLSKNAMDGLNWSTSYDEILTLLAIDAIVITISYLLFPFLWRS